In Gossypium arboreum isolate Shixiya-1 chromosome 5, ASM2569848v2, whole genome shotgun sequence, a single genomic region encodes these proteins:
- the LOC108450717 gene encoding aldehyde oxidase GLOX-like, which translates to MSATPFVFSVLILQLLFASQPCHRFLAAAADGRWQLLQKSIGVSAMHMQLLRNDRVVVFDRTDFGPSKLPLPNGKCRNDPSDTALKVDCTAHSVEYDVLTNTFRPLMVQTDVWCSSGAIMPSGNLVQTGGFNDGERRVRTFSPCSTCDWQETPNGLAAKRWYASNHILPDGRQIVVGGRRQFNYEFVPKTITANTFSLPFLLQTSERGVENNLYPFVFLNVDGNLFIFANNRAILLDFMKNKVVKTYPTIPGGDPRSYPSTGSAVLLPLKNLKAAAIQAEVLVCGGAPKGSYVQAVRAKFIGALNTCARIKITDPNPQWVMETMPLARVMGDMILLPNGNVLLINGAGSGTAGWELGRNPVLNPVLYKPDNKIGTRFETQNPTTVPRLYHSTAALLRDGRVLVGGSNPHAFYNLTGVLFPTELSLEAFSPAYLDTKFNNIRPTITAPKSMSGIKYGTKLTVRVVITGKVAKNQVSVTMVAPAFNTHSFSMNQRLLVLGNDKVAALGKATYDIDVTTPRSGNLAPSGFYLLFVVHQGIPSKGIWVKLQ; encoded by the coding sequence ATGTCAGCCACACCATTTGTTTTCTCCGTCCTAATCCTTCAACTCCTCTTTGCCTCACAACCATGTCACCGTTTCCTCGCTGCCGCCGCCGACGGTCGATGGCAACTTCTACAAAAAAGCATTGGCGTCTCCGCCATGCACATGCAACTCCTCAGGAATGACCGTGTTGTTGTGTTTGATAGGACTGATTTTGGCCCGTCCAAACTACCGTTGCCAAATGGGAAATGCCGCAATGACCCATCTGACACTGCTCTCAAAGTGGATTGCACGGCTCATTCAGTTGAGTACGATGTTCTAACCAATACGTTCAGGCCTCTCATGGTTCAAACCGACGTTTGGTGCTCTTCAGGGGCTATCATGCCGAGTGGTAATTTGGTCCAAACCGGTGGTTTTAATGACGGCGAACGACGGGTTAGGACTTTTAGCCCATGCAGCACCTGCGATTGGCAAGAGACACCAAATGGATTAGCGGCCAAAAGATGGTACGCCTCCAACCATATCTTACCAGATGGAAGACAAATTGTTGTCGGTGGTCGGAGACAATTTAATTACGAGTTCGTTCCTAAAACTATTACTGCCAACACGTTCAGTTTGCCTTTCTTGTTGCAAACCAGTGAGAGAGGAGTTGAGAACAACCTCTACCCTTTTGTGTTTCTTAACGTTGATGGGAACTTATTTATTTTCGCCAACAATCGAGCTATTTTGCTTGATTTTATGAAAAACAAAGTAGTGAAGACGTATCCAACAATTCCAGGCGGCGATCCAAGAAGCTACCCGAGCACTGGTTCGGCCGTTTTGCTTCCACTGAAGAACTTGAAAGCGGCAGCCATTCAAGCTGAAGTATTGGTTTGTGGGGGTGCTCCAAAAGGATCTTATGTTCAAGCTGTACGTGCGAAGTTCATTGGAGCCTTGAATACTTGTGCTAGGATCAAAATAACAGACCCGAATCCACAGTGGGTCATGGAGACCATGCCTTTAGCTAGAGTTATGGGTGACATGATATTGCTCCCGAACGGCAATGTCTTGCTCATCAATGGAGCAGGTTCAGGAACAGCAGGATGGGAATTGGGTCGGAACCCAGTTTTGAACCCGGTGTTGTACAAGCCTGATAACAAAATTGGGACACGGTTCGAGACACAAAATCCGACAACCGTTCCACGTTTGTACCATTCCACAGCCGCATTGCTTCGTGATGGCAGAGTTTTAGTAGGAGGAAGCAATCCCCACGCATTTTACAATCTCACGGGTGTTCTTTTCCCTACTGAACTAAGCTTAGAGGCATTCTCTCCGGCATATTTAGACACTAAATTCAACAACATAAGACCCACAATCACTGCTCCAAAGTCAATGTCCGGAATCAAATACGGCACAAAATTAACTGTTCGAGTGGTGATTACCGGAAAAGTAGCTAAAAACCAGGTGTCGGTAACAATGGTGGCGCCGGCTTTCAACACACATTCATTCTCTATGAATCAAAGGTTGCTTGTACTTGGAAACGACAAGGTGGCGGCTTTGGGGAAAGCAACGTATGACATTGATGTCACGACACCACGTTCGGGTAATCTTGCGCCGTCAGGATTTTATCTTTTATTTGTGGTCCATCAAGGCATTCCCAGCAAAGGCATTTGGGTCAAATTGCAGTAG